TTTGTCATTACCAACGCCTTTTATCGTGGTTTCAGATATCGCAACTTCATTTAATTGCTTATTCTTTAGCATATCCTTAAATTCAGAATAAGCTATCATTTTGCTTTGAGCGTTACTACCAAGCCCAAAAGTACCGCCTAGTCCGTCACCACTAAAGCTTCTAAAAGCTAGAACTATAACTATCGCAAAAATAGCAAAGATAAAGATGGGATTTTTGTTGAAAAACCCGTTATTATCGCCATTATTTTGGTTATTATTTTGATTATTCATCGATTTCCTTATAAACAAAGCTAACCCAATCATTAGCCTGTTTTATCTCAACTAGCTCCAAATCCTTAAACGTATCTTTAATCCTATCTTCGTATTTGTTCAAAATTCCAGACAATACTAAATAGCCGCCTTTTTTAAGCGATTTTTTCAAGTCATTTGAGAGCATAAAAATGACATCAGCAATGATATTTGCTACGACGATATCATATTTTTGCTCTAAATTTGCAATAGAACCTGTCCAAATTTTATTAAATTTAACCTCATTTAGCTGGGCATTGCTAAGCGAGCTTTGCGTGGCCTGCTCGTCTGTATCGCAAGCATCGACCTTGCAGCCAAGCTTTGCTAAAGCGATGCTTAATATCCCGCTTCCACATCCCACATCTAAAGCAGTATCGCCACTTTTTGCATATTTTTGTAAAAGTTGCAAGCAAGAATTTGTGCTTTCGTGGTGCCCTGAGCCAAAGGCTAGAGCTGGGTCGATTATGATATTTGTTACGCCATTAAGTGGCTCTTCCCAGCTAGGTCTAATATAAATTTTATCAACCAAAATAGGCTTAACTGCCTTTTTATATTCGCCTAGCCAGTCTCTATTTTCTTTTAAATTAAGAGAAATTTTTAAATCATTTGGAATTTTACGAACGATAGAGAGCCCTTTTGCATACTCTTCGACACCCCAAGCTATATCTTTTAGATCACACTCTTCCCTGATGATGATCTCATGGTCTAGCTCTTCTACACAGGTGACCCCAAAAGAAAAAACTAACTCTAAAATTTCATCATAAAAATTTGATGTTTTGATGCTTAATTCGTAAAATTTATCTTTCATTAACCAAGAACGTCTTCAAGCTTCTCTTTTAAAACTTGTGGCGTAAAAGGTTTAACGATGTAGTTATTAACACCTGCTTTTAAAGCTGTTATAACCTCGGCTTTTCCGCCCTCTGTTGTTACCATTATGATAGGCATATCGACATATTTTTGCTCAGCCCTTACCTTTTTAACAAGCTCAAGACCGTTCATCTCAGGCATGTTCCAGTCAGTAATAAGAACCTCAATACCCTCGTTTTGTGTCAAGATATTCCAAGCTTCAAGACCGTGCTCAGCCTCGAGAATTTCTTGATGTCCTAACCTTTGCAAAGTATTTTTTATGATCCTTCTCATTGTTGAGCTGTCATCTACAACCAAAATCTTCACATAATATCCTTTTAGTAAAAATTGCCCTATTCTAGCTAATTAAAATTTATAAAAGCTTTAACGCTAGCCAACTTGTTTGAAAGCATCTTTTAAATCAAGTCGTCCCTCATAGTAAGCTTTACCAACGATCACACCAGCTATCTCATTTGTCTCTTTAAGTACCAAAATGTCGTTTATATCGCTCACACCGCCACTTGCTATGGTCTCAAGCTTGCTGCTTCTAGCTATTTGCAAGCTAAAATCAACATTAACTCCGCCAAGCATTCCATCTTTGTTAATATCGGTGCAAATCACAGCTTCTACACCCACATCAGCAAATTTTTTTGCAAGATCGACCGCTTTTATACTTGAAACCTCGCCCCAGCCTTGTACTGCCACATAGCCATCT
This genomic stretch from Campylobacter concisus harbors:
- a CDS encoding 50S ribosomal protein L11 methyltransferase, whose translation is MKDKFYELSIKTSNFYDEILELVFSFGVTCVEELDHEIIIREECDLKDIAWGVEEYAKGLSIVRKIPNDLKISLNLKENRDWLGEYKKAVKPILVDKIYIRPSWEEPLNGVTNIIIDPALAFGSGHHESTNSCLQLLQKYAKSGDTALDVGCGSGILSIALAKLGCKVDACDTDEQATQSSLSNAQLNEVKFNKIWTGSIANLEQKYDIVVANIIADVIFMLSNDLKKSLKKGGYLVLSGILNKYEDRIKDTFKDLELVEIKQANDWVSFVYKEIDE
- a CDS encoding chemotaxis response regulator CheY, whose protein sequence is MKILVVDDSSTMRRIIKNTLQRLGHQEILEAEHGLEAWNILTQNEGIEVLITDWNMPEMNGLELVKKVRAEQKYVDMPIIMVTTEGGKAEVITALKAGVNNYIVKPFTPQVLKEKLEDVLG